Below is a genomic region from Fischerella sp. PCC 9605.
AATGTGAAGTAATTTCAAATCAAAAATGAAAAAATCAAGAAGTTAAATAGATACAGGATTTTTGTTTAGTATTAACACTTAATGACCCATACTGATAATTGTGCAAAATTTCATCTATCTTATGGCTGAATAGAAGTTAAGCTTGTTTGCTTTCCTTCTATATTCTTGATGGGTGTCAGCAAAATTAGATTATGCACTTTTCATAATTAGCGAATAGGGAATTGGGGATTGGGGATTGGGTATTGAAGTACTGATTTTTCCTATGCCCCTTGTTCGATGCCCGATGCCCATTGCTCTCTGCCTGGCAATAAAATTAAATAAGTCTTAAATGGTCTCAACGCTTACTCTTACAGGCTTCTAGAGTTGATATCTTCCTGCCAGCATAGAAGCTTTAGACAGCCGGATTCAAATTACCGAGTGAAATTGATGAGTCAAATTAATGGATTTGTTGGGCGTCGTCATTTCTTGAAGCTGGCAGGTACAGGAAGCGTTGGCATTTTGGCTAGTGCAGCTGGTTGTAGCTTGACCAAGGATATACAACAAGCGATCGCTCCCCAAGCAACCTTGGCTGATGCGATAGCAGCTAATCGTAATCCAGTCAATGCCGATCGAGCTTTAAAACGATTGCTGGATGGAAATCAACGATTTGTACAGCAAAAGCGTAAATATCCAGACCAATCTTTGGAACACATACGATTGGTTGCTAAAACCCAATATCCTTTTGCTGCTATATTTGGCTGTGCAGATTCTAGAGTACCCGCTGAAATGGTTTTCGATCAGGGGCTGGGGGATTTGTTTGTGGTGCGAGTCGCTGGTAATGTTGTATGTGACACGGCTATAGGCAGTTTAGAATATGCGACAGCAACGTTGGGTTCTCAGTTGATTGTAGTTTTGGGTCATAGAAGATGCGGTGCAGTAGCTGAAGCGCTTCAAGATGAACCTATGTCTGGCAGAATGAGCTTGATTGTTGAAGGCATCAAACCAGCTGTAGAGAAAGTCAAATCTACTACAAATAATCTACAGGATAATGCAGTCATTGCTAACATTCAATATCAGGCGCAAAAATTGCAGGAAAGCTCTACTATTTTGACTAAACTTGTGCGTCAAGACAAACTCAAAATTGTTGGTGCGCGTTACGATTTGGATACTGGTAAAGTATCCGTTGTTTAACCGTAATTGAGAATTCGTAATTCGTACGTAGGATGCAATTATTACCTGTTACGAATTACGAATTAAGAATTCTAAGTCAGCATATGATAGAAAGATTTCGCAGTTAGTCATAATTTTCTTCTATAGTAAATTAGTTTGTTTGTCATAGCTTATTTTGGTATATTCCAGAAAATAAATAAGCATTTTTTCTGCTGCTGATATATGCAAAGTCGTCCTCGTGCTTGCACTCACCACTGCTTGCAAGCAGTAAATGTCTTGAGAAGACGAGGGCAAAATTTGGTGTCGTTGAAAGTAATTTTGAATTCATTTTGTGTATAAAATGAGGTGCATTAATGAGTCAAATCAATGGTTTCGCTGGGCGTCGAAACTTATTAAAGCTACTAGGTGTGGGAAGTGTGGGTATTGCGGCTAGCGCGGCTGGTGACGTAATTTGGAATAGACAGCAAGCTATTGCTCAACAGCCATCGACGACTCTTGAAAAAAAACCTCAACCAGTTAGTCCAGACGCAGCTTTAACAAGGTTAACAGAAGGAAATAAACGCTTTGTAAATGGCAAGCGTCTCAGTCCCAACCAATCAAAGCTGCGTTTGCAACAAACATCTGTAGCCCAGTATCCGTTTGCAGCTATATTAGGATGTGCTGACTCGCGGGTTCCTGCGGAAATAGTTTTCGATCAAGGACTAGGAGATTTATTTGTTGTGCGAGTTGCTGGTAATGTTGCCAGTCAAACGGCAATAGGTAGCTTAGAATTTGCTACAGCTGTATTAGGTGCTCAGTTAATAATGGTTCTAGGTCATGCCAAATGTGGTGCAGTATCAGCTGCCATTAAAGGCGATCCACTTCCTGGAAGAATAGGGGTTTTTGTGGAGGAAATTAAACCATCAGTAGAAAGGGTTAGATTCAAAACAGGCAATATAGAAGAAAATGCCATTATTGCTAATGTGCAATATCAAGCCCAAAATTTGCAAGAACACTCAACGATTTTAGGAGGCTTGATGAAAGAAGGTAAACTCAAAATTGTTGGTGGTCGTTACGACTTGGCTACTGGCAAAGTAACGATGTTGACGTAATTTGTTGTAGTTAGTAGTTAGTAGTTAGTAGTTGGTAGTTGACCACTAACTACTAACCACTATCTACTAACCATTAACCTCATAGAGTGGCATAGTAGTAGGGTGGGTATTGCCCACCCTACTATTTGTCTGGGGTATAAAATTACAATGACAGACTTCCGAGAACTCAAAGAATGGGAAAAAGCCCATGAGTTAACAGTCGCAGTCTACAAAACCACGCAAGCTTTTCCTGAAGAGGAGTTACTGGGGTTAACGCAACAAATTCGTTTAGCCTGTTCTGCTATTCCCATTAAAATTGCTCAAGGATGCAATCGCGAAGACAAAGAAGACCAAGTTAATTTTTTAGTATTGGCTAGAGATGCAGCGATCGAAGTGGAATACTATCTCTTGCTGTGCTATGAGTTAGATATGCTCGACTCTTCTGACTACGATCGCCTAGTCAGCAGAACTGTGGAAGTCAAAGAATTACTCGAATCTTTCATTGACAAGCTGAGTCATAACTTTTAAATGGTTAGTGGATAGTGGTTAGTGGTTAGTAGATAGTGGTTAGTGGTTAATGGTTAATAGCCAGTGGTTAGTGTTTATTAGTCAAAAACTAACTACTAACTACTAACTACTAACTACTAACTAATAACAATTGCATTATGATTCAACTCAGTTCAGAACACTTGCAAGCTATCCGCAACCATGCCGAAAGTATCTACCCTGAAGAGTGTTGCGGTATTATTTTTGGTCATCTTAGCGAGGATGGCAAAACTGTGGTAGAAATTATGCCCACAGAAAATGCTTGGAGTCCAGAAACCGCGACAGATGTTCCTGATGTTGAAGTAGTTGATGGGAGAAGGCGGAGATATGCGATCACACCCCAAGTTATGTTAGCAGTTCAAAAAGAAGCACGAGCCCGCTCTCTCTGTATAATTGGTATTTATCACTCCCATCCTGACTATCCAGCGATTCCCTCAGAATTTGACCGACAGTGTGCTTGGCAGGAATACTCTTATATGATAATTTCCGTGCAAAATGGCACAGCTGGTGAAATCAATAGCTGGTGTCTGGATGAAAACCACCAGTTCCAACCAGAGGAAATTGAAGTTACCAAAAAACGGTGAAAAATTCGCCATAAAAACATTCATAAAACTTAAAAATTACCAACTTCCCTCACAGCCCCCACTCTCTTACTCCCCCACTCCCCATCCCCCCATCTCCCCATCTCCCCACAGATCCACATTTTTGGGTAGGATAAAAAGTCCGCGCTTCCTCATCAAACTGCTATGCTGAATCCGAATCTGGATGAAATCCAGCTGATAAAAGACGATTACGAACGCTATTCCCGCCACCTCATTTTACCGGAAGTCGGTGTGGAAGGACAAAAGCGCCTAAAAGCTGCCAGTGTACTGTGTATCGGTACGGGTGGACTGGGTTCGCCATTGCTTTTATATCTAGCGGCGGCGGGTATTGGACGCATCGGTATCGTTGATTTCGATGTTGTTGATAGTTCCAACCTGCAACGCCAAGTGATTCATGGCACTTCTTGGGTAGGTAAACCTAAGATTGAATCAGCAAAGAATCGCATTCTGGAGATTAACCCCTATTGTCAGGTTGATCTTTACGAAACCCGTCTCAGTTCCGAAAACGCCCTCGATATTATTAGACCTTATGATGTCATAGTCGATGGCACAGATAATTTCCCCACCCGGTATCTTGTTAACGATGCTTGCGTGTTGTTGAACAAACCCAACGTCTACGGTTCTATTTTCCGGTTTGAAGGGCAAGCAACGGTATTTAACTACGAGGGTGGGCCGAATTACCGCGATTTGTACCCCGAACCCCCACCACCAGGGATGGTTCCTTCCTGTGCAGAAGGTGGCGTACTAGGTGTTTTATGCGGCATTATTGGCAGCATCCAGGCAACGGAGACTGTCAAAATCATTATCGGCAAGGGTACAACTTTAAGTGGACGCTTGCTGCTGTACAATGCCCTAGAAATGAAATTCCGCGAATTGAAGTTGCGTCCTAACCCGGTACGTCCGGTGATTGAGAAGCTGATT
It encodes:
- a CDS encoding four helix bundle protein, which gives rise to MTDFRELKEWEKAHELTVAVYKTTQAFPEEELLGLTQQIRLACSAIPIKIAQGCNREDKEDQVNFLVLARDAAIEVEYYLLLCYELDMLDSSDYDRLVSRTVEVKELLESFIDKLSHNF
- a CDS encoding carbonic anhydrase, whose translation is MSQINGFVGRRHFLKLAGTGSVGILASAAGCSLTKDIQQAIAPQATLADAIAANRNPVNADRALKRLLDGNQRFVQQKRKYPDQSLEHIRLVAKTQYPFAAIFGCADSRVPAEMVFDQGLGDLFVVRVAGNVVCDTAIGSLEYATATLGSQLIVVLGHRRCGAVAEALQDEPMSGRMSLIVEGIKPAVEKVKSTTNNLQDNAVIANIQYQAQKLQESSTILTKLVRQDKLKIVGARYDLDTGKVSVV
- a CDS encoding Mov34/MPN/PAD-1 family protein, which encodes MIQLSSEHLQAIRNHAESIYPEECCGIIFGHLSEDGKTVVEIMPTENAWSPETATDVPDVEVVDGRRRRYAITPQVMLAVQKEARARSLCIIGIYHSHPDYPAIPSEFDRQCAWQEYSYMIISVQNGTAGEINSWCLDENHQFQPEEIEVTKKR
- a CDS encoding carbonic anhydrase, which produces MSQINGFAGRRNLLKLLGVGSVGIAASAAGDVIWNRQQAIAQQPSTTLEKKPQPVSPDAALTRLTEGNKRFVNGKRLSPNQSKLRLQQTSVAQYPFAAILGCADSRVPAEIVFDQGLGDLFVVRVAGNVASQTAIGSLEFATAVLGAQLIMVLGHAKCGAVSAAIKGDPLPGRIGVFVEEIKPSVERVRFKTGNIEENAIIANVQYQAQNLQEHSTILGGLMKEGKLKIVGGRYDLATGKVTMLT
- the moeB gene encoding molybdopterin-synthase adenylyltransferase MoeB; translated protein: MLNPNLDEIQLIKDDYERYSRHLILPEVGVEGQKRLKAASVLCIGTGGLGSPLLLYLAAAGIGRIGIVDFDVVDSSNLQRQVIHGTSWVGKPKIESAKNRILEINPYCQVDLYETRLSSENALDIIRPYDVIVDGTDNFPTRYLVNDACVLLNKPNVYGSIFRFEGQATVFNYEGGPNYRDLYPEPPPPGMVPSCAEGGVLGVLCGIIGSIQATETVKIIIGKGTTLSGRLLLYNALEMKFRELKLRPNPVRPVIEKLIDYEQFCGIPQAKAQEAKQQMEISEMTVQELKQLLDSSANDFVLLDVRNPHEYEIAKIPGAVLVPLPDIENGNGVTKVQGMLNGHRLIVHCKSGMRSAKALGILKQAGIDGTNVKGGIIAWSKEIDPSVPQY